A single genomic interval of Primulina huaijiensis isolate GDHJ02 chromosome 7, ASM1229523v2, whole genome shotgun sequence harbors:
- the LOC140981702 gene encoding secreted RxLR effector protein 161-like, translated as MNESNSVGSPIVSGFKVSKDKDGIPVVETYYKQLVGSLMYLTTTRPDIMFVTCLISRYMVKPNEIHLQAAKRLLLYLKGTMNYGIHYTKEGYGALLAFIDSDYAGDMEDRKSTSRYVFLINSGAVLWCSKKQLIVTLSTTETEFVAAAVCACQGVWIKRILKELGCSDEGCMNVMCDNSSTIKLSKNLVMHGCSKHIDVRFHFLRNITKDGTIELVYCGTQDQVADIMTKPLKLEVF; from the coding sequence ATGAATGAAAGTAATTCAGTAGGGAGTCCAATTGTTTCAGGTTTCAAAGTAAGCAAAGATAAAGATGGAATCCCTGTTGTTGAAACTTACTACAAACAACTAGTTGGGAGTTTGATGTATCTCACTACTACGAGACCTGACATAATGTTTGTCACTTGTCTCATAAGTAGATATATGGTGAAACCAAACGAGATTCATCTACAAGCAGCTAAAAGATTGCTTTTATATCTGAAAGGGACTATGAACTATGGAATTCATTATACGAAAGAAGGATATGGTGCATTGTTGGCATTCATTGATAGTGACTATGCTGGAGATATGGAGGATAGGAAGAGTACATCAAGATATGTTTTCTTAATAAATTCAGGTGCTGTTTTGTGGTGTTCAAAGAAGCAGTTAATCGTGACCTTATCTACTACAGAAACTGAGTTTGTAGCAGCTGCAGTCTGTGCTTGTCAAGGAGTTTGgataaaaagaattttaaagGAGCTGGGATGCTCTGATGAAGGTTGCATGAATGTGATGTGCGACAACAGTTCGACTATCAAGCTGTCTAAAAATCTTGTTATGCATGGTTGCAGTAAACATATAGATGTGAGATTTCATTTTTTGAGGAATATTACTAAGGATGGTACAATTGAATTAGTTTATTGTGGCACTCAAGACCAAGTGGCAGACATAATGACTAAACCATTGAAGCTTGAAGTTTTTTAG